The DNA region ACCATTAAAACGGAGTGAAACTCAAGAGAACAGGACTGCCGGCGTTTTGTCGCCCTCAAGCGCCATATCAGACTGGCCCCGGTTCGACCTGGGATCAGGCTATCCCCCCATCGGAATTGCCATGGCGGACATGAATCTGAAGGGCCGCTCCGGGTCCTTCCGGTTTGGGAATTCCATCAGGATCGACACCCTCGAAGGGAGTCTTCCCTTTGAGGGGCCTTCATCCGAATCCCAGTTTTCGTGGGGTTCGCCTTCTGAATCGTAGTAGATGAAATCGATTGATGAAAGTCCTTTGCACAGGAGCAGCCCGCCGGTACCGGGCTCGGGCCTTTCACGGGTGGGCGATGTATCTGAGCGGTACAGGTCCAAAACATCCTTGTCAGTGCCTGTCTTCCCATAATAGGCGATTTCGGCAGATTCAGTGAGCGATTTTTTATCTGAAAAGGTCAGATGTGCAAGGGAGATAAACCGCAGCTCTCCGCAACGAAGACCTTCTATGTACTTTTTCTCTCCTTTAAAGAGAGAGGGTTCGGAGGTTTCCTCCCCTGTTTCCGAAGGCTGGAATGTTTCAGGAGAATAGGCCGATTCCAGATCCCCGGTGACCCGAGCCATGGCAATCCGGGCCATCTGGTATATGTCCTCCTGGGATTCGGTCTCATCAATAATGTTCAAGGTCCCTCTATACGCCGTAAGGACGGCAGAGATAATGAGGGCGAATAGGAATACGGCGATGAGGATCTCCAGAAGGGTGAATCCCCCTGCCGAGTTCGGGTTTTCTGCGGTTCCAATTCTTTTCATATGCACACAAAAATACGGGTTGCCGGATTCCCGATACCGGTTACCGATGACGGGTCGGGCCATGGACGCCTCTTGCACCGAAGAATTTTTGGCCCATCCACTTCTTTAGACTGCAGAAGATCCCTTATCATCCCTTCTCAAAATTCAGGCAGTGGCCGCCTATGGAAAAAACCGGTACAACCTGAGTCGATAGCGATAACGGTTGTCCGGTAAAAAACGGACCTCCAGATCGATTTGTTTGAGACGTTCCGAGATCTTACCTGCCCCTTCAAATGAGACGTTATCTATGGACACCTGCCAGGCGTAATCAGGAAATTCATCACCGAAATTTCCGGAATCAGGGGCCAGGTCCTGATGATCCGTAATGGTTTCGATCTCGGCCATTTTCCCCTGGGCCAGGAGGCTGGCAGTGGTGTTGAATCGCGATTCGTTGGCCAGGAAGAGACCCTGCGACTGGGAGCCGAGAAGCGCCATGAGGGCAATCGAGATAACGGCCAGGGCGATCATCACCTCCAGAAGGGTGAAGCCGGGTGAGCGCTGAAATTTGAGATTCGGCAGCGCACGACTCCCCCAATCCCCCAATCCCTGAATCCCTGAATCTTTCAATTTCTCAACCCTCAATCAAACTCCACATATTTATCAAGGATGTTTATCTTGCTTATGAAAGGATTCAGCTCCAGGGTGATTTCCCTGCTGTCCTGCGAACGGAGGTGGACGGCCGACATCCGGGTATATCCCTTTGGCGTAAACAGGAGGGGGGCCTCTCCTTCGACGATCTTCCCTTCCCCCTTTATCCAGACATCCCGGATACGCACATTCCTGGGGAGGGAGGGCGCCTGTTCCCGGGCCAACGCCTGTTCCTCAAGGGTCATTGAGGCCCAGGTTGTCCAGCATTTATTGGAATTCAGATCCAAATGGAGCGTGTAGGCCTGTTGTTCCCGAACGGCCTCGTTTCTCAAATCGTGGATCATGCCGATCATCTTGCGGGCAACGCTCTTCAGCGGGTCGTTGAGAAGGGCATTATTCAATCGGGGGGCAGCGAAGGTGAGGACGATGCCGATCATGACAATCACCACAACGAGTTCGATAAGGGTATACCCTTTGTTGCCGGGAAACATCACCGGCCCTCCTCTGTAGAGGGGTTCTGGACGGTCATTCCGATATCCGCCCCCCGATCCCTTTTCTCCGCCCCACTAATCCAGTTCCCAGCTATTTATATCCTTGTCCTTGCCTTCCCCACCCGGTTGCCCGTCGGCGCCAAATGAAGAAAGATCGTATTCCCCGTGGACGCCGGGGCTCAGATAGACATATTCATTGCCCCAGGGATCCCTGGGGACCTTTCCCTTTTCCAGATACCCCCCCTCGCGCCAGGCCCTTGGAAGTTCTCCCACTGTGGGGGCCTCCACAAGGGCCTGAAGCCCCTGGTCGGTGGTAGGATACGACCCGCTATCCAGCTTGTATAGCCTGAGCGCGGTCTCTATGCTCTCGATCTGTACCTGGGCCTTCATCTGCCTGGCCTCTTCGGGCCGTCCCATGATTCTGGGAATAATCAGACCTGCCAGAATTCCAAGAATTACGATGACCACCATCAGTTCAATCAAGGTAAAACCCGTGTTACCCCGTTTTTGCTCAAACAATTTTTCCTCCCATCAGTGTCCGTGAATAACCAAGATGTCAATATCGATTGAGATGCCGATGCAAAAGCGCTTTTTACATGGATCCAGGAATTCAGGAACTTAAAATGCCAAACACCTGCCGGTTGAAGTAAAGAAAGGGCTCAATATCCTTACTTGCGAACAGCCGCCAAACACCGAACCTTATTCGCGTAACATTCAAGGATCTTCTATGATTGATGTAATGCCTCACCGTATCATCTGGTTCATCTCAAAGATAGGAAGAAGGATGGAAATAACCACAAACCCTACGGTGACGCCCATAGCCAGAATCATGACCGGTTCGAGCATGGAGGTCATGGCGAGGGCTTGTGATTCCACTTCCCCTTCAAAAATATCGGCAATCTTGTTGAGCATCCCCTCCACTTCCCCGCTTTGCTCTCCTGCTGAGATCATCTGTATGGCGATAGGCGGGAACCAACGACTCTTGGAAAGAGAAGCCGCAAGTCCCCTCCCTGACTGGATATCGTCTATGGCGTCATCGATAGCCTCGGCAATGCGCGTGTTGTTGACGATGTTTCTGACGATCCCGAGGGCGGAGAGAAGCGGGACACCGTTCTGAAGCAGGCTGCCCAATGTCCTGGAAAACCGCGCCATTGCGGATTTGGTATTGAGTGAACCGATCAAAGGGGCGCCCAGTTTGATCCGGTCCCACAGACGTCTTCCCCCGGGCGTCCGGATGAATCTTCTCATCAGTAAAAATCCGAATGCAACCCCACCCGCCACCAGCCACCAGAAAGATTTGAAAAAACTGCTGACGCCGATGAGTATCAGGGTCGGAAGGGGGAGGACCTGATGCATGTCATCGAATATCTTGGTGATGTTGGGGACGATGAAAGTGATCAGGAAAAAAAGTACGAGGACTCCAATAAAGATCATGAATACCGGGTATGCCAAGGCCGCCTTAAGCCGTCCTCTCAGGGCCTGCTGATGCTCAGTCAATTCTGCCAAACGATGAAGAACCAGGTCGAGCGAACCGGATTCCTCCCCCGCCTTCACCATGTTGACATAGATCTCGGAAAAGATCTTCGGGTGCTGGGCCAATGAAACGGCCAGGCTGTTTCCTTCATTCACGGACTCTTTTGTCTGGGCCAGAATCTTCTTTAGAAGGGGGCTGGAAACCTGGGAGATGAGCGCGTCCAGGGAAGAGACCAGAGTGATTCCAGCACCCAGCAAAATGGCCAGCTGCCGGGTGGCGACAGAAATTTCTCCGGGCTTGACCCGTTTGAAAAAGGTTGAGACGGGCGAATATCCGGGTGCCTTTTCCTTAAGATCGCTCGATGTTTCTTTTAGTGCGATAGGGAAGACACCGGATCCCCTCAGCTTTTGGCGTGCCGCCATCGGGCTGTCGGCGTCGATGATTCCGCTCTTGTTTTTCCCTGTCCTGTCAAAGGCCTGATATTCGTAAACAGGCATGGTGTGATATAAGATTCCAGATATTGAATGGGTGCATGATGTTAATCTTCCACCGGACGAACATGGTAGCAGGTGGCCTTGTCGGTGTCAATCAGTCAGGCATGACATCAGGAGAAATATATGCATGGCTTGCTGCAGATATGAATAAGGAATTGTGAGTTGCCTAAATCGAATCGAGGAATTTCAGGAATTGAGGAATTGACATCAGTAAAAAACTGCGCAGCCCTGGAGCTTTGGGAAATGGTACGGGGATGATTTGTGGACGGAATTGGGAGAGTTGAGAAATTGCGGACTGATCACTTCCAGAATTCCTCAATCTCTCCGGTAACTTTCTTCTAATGGAAATGCCGTTCCCGCATGAACCCCAATGCCTGCAGCCCGGTCTTTATCACGGCAACGGTAATGCCGGCACCAATAATGCCCAGCGCAATGTAGAGAAGGCCGAAAAATATCAGATATTCAATGTTCCACTGCCATTCAAATGAAAACGGTGTCATGGTATCGCTCCTTATAAGGGCCGGCCCTTATTCTGAGTTTTTATGATTCCGGGACGGGATTCAACTCCCTTTCCTTGGGAAACACGGGTAGGTACCTGTAAGCCAATGAGAAGACCAGGAAGCCGTATCCCACAACGGCCAGTCCGATGCCCCATTCCTGCCACGTGGGGAGATAACTCCAGAATCTGTCAAACGGCATGACAGGCACGGCCAGAGTGACAACAATAAACAGAAAGCGGTTCAATACGATTCCGGTGCAGGTCAACAAGGCGGCAAAAATGAGCCAGGCCTGGTTTTTCCTCCCCTGGGGGACCATGAGAATGATGGCGGGGAGAATACCGCAGAATACCATTTCCAGCACCACCAGCCACATGCCGTACGGCCCTTCTCTGAAAAAGCTTTCGAATGTCAGGCCCGCCCGCGGAACAATACCGTAGATCCAGCCTAAGTAATCAAATATTTTGAGTACAATATAGAGTGAAAGAAGCCATGCCGAGATCTTTGCCAGGAGCTGAATGGCGCTGTCAGGTACCAATTTTTTGCGGGTTAGGAATTCGGTCAACTTGGTGCAGAGGATGGTGAAGAGGGGACCGCAGGCAATGGCGGAAAGCACAAACAGAAAAAAGGTCCATGGCCAGATATAAAAGCCTTCCCTGGCGGCAAAGGGCCTGGCATACATGACGCCGAACATGCCGCCCAAAGATCCTTGGTGAAAGAACGACAGAAAGGTGCCGGTTGCGGCGAAGACAGCCATGATTTCATGGAGGTTATGTCCGAACAGCCTGAGTTCCTTGATTTCTTCCAGCTTCCGGTTTTCCAGAATGATGGGGATGAATTCGATGGCCAAGACCATCAGATAGCAGGTGATGCAGAAAGACACCTCCACCAACATGGAGTGGATATTGGCATGCCAGAAGATGAACCATCCCCTGATCGGCTGGCCGATGTCGATCCCCAGCATGGCCATGGCGCCTGAATAACAGATGAAGCCGATGATCACCGCGGTGTTAATGATATTTTTCAATTCCTTTTTTCCGATGATATAGGTCAGAAATCCGGTAAAAAAGGCGCCTGCGCCAAGCGCGATCACGGCCAGATCAAATACGATCCAGAGAGCAAATGCAAAGACATTGCTCATGTTTGTCTGGTTCAAGCCTTTCCAGAGACAGAGAAAGGCGGAGAGGCCGCCCCACGCCAAGAGGGCCAACCACGGCAGGGTCCAGAAGAAAAAGGCCCATGTCGAACATCTCTTAACTCCTTGCGGTAACAATGGGGAATCCATTACGCATCCTCCTGACATCTAAAGACTAAACGTATCGCGTCCCGGCTTGGTGGACCAGTTTTGGTTTGCCCAGGTTTTATTGACCACGGGCTGGTATTCACCGGGCAGGAAGTTGTCGCCTAATTTGCGGACCCAATCCCTGCTGGAAAGATAGTAGACCTTGGGTTCTGTACCGAGCCGTTCCAAGAGTCTGAAGGCGAACGGGTGCTTGCTGAGCTTGGAAACCTCGTGTTCGGGATTGTTAAGATCTCCGAAAGTGATGGCGTTGGCCGGACAGGCCTGGGTGCAGGCGGTCTGATACTCCTCTTCTTCAATCTCCCGCCTGTCTTCGGCATAGGCCTGCTCTTTTGCCCGCATCAGCCGGTGATGGCAGAACGTGCATTTTTCCACCACCCCCCGCATGCGGGGCGACACCTCAGGAGAGAGGTACCGTTCCAGGCCCTTGTCTTTTGGAAAATAGGTGTCCCACCAGTTAAAATATCTGACGCCGTAAGGGCACGCCGCCTGGCAGTACCGGCAACCGATACATCGGGTATATATCTGACTGACAATACCGGTGTGGGTGTCCAGTCTCGTAGCGGTCGACACACATACCGAAACACATGGGGGGTGGTGATCGCATTGCATGCAGGGTCTGGGGAAATAGCTGACCTCGGAATCGGGGAACTCTTTTCCATTGGTAATCTTGTAAAGACGCATCCAGGTTATGGTGCGTTCCTTGTCTGACTGGTCCGGCCTTACGGAAACATTGTTTTCGGCCGCACAGGCAACCATGCATGTCCCACACCCGGTGCACTTGTCAAGATCGATGACCATGCCATATTTTTGGTCGACTTTCCCCTGGTCATTTTCTTTTTTCATGAGTTACCTCACTCATATGAAACTTGAAACTCGAAATTTGGAATTGAAAGACGTCAACAAGACTCGTATAAAACACGGAAATGAAATACGCCACGGATACCGAATATCCGGTACCTCTTGAAGACGGGATTTACCAAATCGGCTGTCCCCCGTATCCATCATCACGCCTTCACCAGCTTCACCGGCGTATTCCACCAGATCGGATAGCCGCTGACAGGGTCTTCCCCTGCCTGGACAACGGCATGGGGATTCACCCCCTTTCCCTTCAGGAATTCGTCGTAGCCGGTGTGTCCGAAACCTAAGGGCATGTACACAATACCGGGCATGGCCCCTTCAAAGATATCCACGCGGGCCCGCACCTCTCCGACAGGAGATTGGACAGTCACCAGATCGCCCTGTTTGAAACCGTATTTTGCAGCGGTTTTCGGATTGATCGCGGCAAAAGACATATCCTTCAAGAGCTGGTGGTCAAAAATGGTCTTGTACAGGAACGGCGGGCTCGGTATCCACCCACTGGCCAGATTGATCATCCCATATGGGAGCATGGTCAGCGGATAGGCAGAGCGATCGTCTCCTTTTGCGGCGGCATAATGGGCCATGCAGGCCTCGTCACCCCGGATCGCAATCCCCATATCCTTGGCCGAGCCGCCCCGGATCGCCTGTTCGATGTGCTGACTGTAAAATTCGAACCGGCCGCTGGGGGTTTTGAAAAGCCCTGACCAGTCTCTCGGCTGGCCTACCGGACGATACCAGATGCCTCCGCGAACCAGCTTCTTCCACATGTCGTCAAAGGATTTATGGTCCGATTCGGCCTGTTTTCCCGCAGCCGGGTATTTCCAGGCGGGCGACTTGGCATTAAAGGCGGTTAATCCGCCGCCCGCATCAAAAAGCCCTTTTGCCCGCTCTTTCAATACATCCTCGAAGCTTTTCCATGGAAAGGCCGAGCCGACCGATTCAGCGATCGCATTGGCCAGCGCCATAATGGTATCCCCGCTGTTTCGTGTGTCGTAAATGGGCTTGACCACCGGTTTTAATACACCGTAGGAGGGATATTGCAGCCCCACAGGCCACACAATGTCATCCATTTTCTCGAGATAGGTGCAGTCCGGAAGAATCAGGTCAGCCATATTGGCTGTCTCATCCCGATAGGGGGAGAAACTGATGATAAATGGAATCTTTGTCAGTGCACGCCTGAAGCTGCCCGCGTCAGGGAGGGTAAATGCGGGATTGGCCGAGAATAC from Deltaproteobacteria bacterium includes:
- a CDS encoding prepilin-type N-terminal cleavage/methylation domain-containing protein, encoding MFPGNKGYTLIELVVVIVMIGIVLTFAAPRLNNALLNDPLKSVARKMIGMIHDLRNEAVREQQAYTLHLDLNSNKCWTTWASMTLEEQALAREQAPSLPRNVRIRDVWIKGEGKIVEGEAPLLFTPKGYTRMSAVHLRSQDSREITLELNPFISKINILDKYVEFD
- a CDS encoding 4Fe-4S dicluster domain-containing protein, translated to MKKENDQGKVDQKYGMVIDLDKCTGCGTCMVACAAENNVSVRPDQSDKERTITWMRLYKITNGKEFPDSEVSYFPRPCMQCDHHPPCVSVCVSTATRLDTHTGIVSQIYTRCIGCRYCQAACPYGVRYFNWWDTYFPKDKGLERYLSPEVSPRMRGVVEKCTFCHHRLMRAKEQAYAEDRREIEEEEYQTACTQACPANAITFGDLNNPEHEVSKLSKHPFAFRLLERLGTEPKVYYLSSRDWVRKLGDNFLPGEYQPVVNKTWANQNWSTKPGRDTFSL
- the gspF gene encoding type II secretion system inner membrane protein GspF; the encoded protein is MPVYEYQAFDRTGKNKSGIIDADSPMAARQKLRGSGVFPIALKETSSDLKEKAPGYSPVSTFFKRVKPGEISVATRQLAILLGAGITLVSSLDALISQVSSPLLKKILAQTKESVNEGNSLAVSLAQHPKIFSEIYVNMVKAGEESGSLDLVLHRLAELTEHQQALRGRLKAALAYPVFMIFIGVLVLFFLITFIVPNITKIFDDMHQVLPLPTLILIGVSSFFKSFWWLVAGGVAFGFLLMRRFIRTPGGRRLWDRIKLGAPLIGSLNTKSAMARFSRTLGSLLQNGVPLLSALGIVRNIVNNTRIAEAIDDAIDDIQSGRGLAASLSKSRWFPPIAIQMISAGEQSGEVEGMLNKIADIFEGEVESQALAMTSMLEPVMILAMGVTVGFVVISILLPIFEMNQMIR
- the nrfD gene encoding polysulfide reductase NrfD — encoded protein: MDSPLLPQGVKRCSTWAFFFWTLPWLALLAWGGLSAFLCLWKGLNQTNMSNVFAFALWIVFDLAVIALGAGAFFTGFLTYIIGKKELKNIINTAVIIGFICYSGAMAMLGIDIGQPIRGWFIFWHANIHSMLVEVSFCITCYLMVLAIEFIPIILENRKLEEIKELRLFGHNLHEIMAVFAATGTFLSFFHQGSLGGMFGVMYARPFAAREGFYIWPWTFFLFVLSAIACGPLFTILCTKLTEFLTRKKLVPDSAIQLLAKISAWLLSLYIVLKIFDYLGWIYGIVPRAGLTFESFFREGPYGMWLVVLEMVFCGILPAIILMVPQGRKNQAWLIFAALLTCTGIVLNRFLFIVVTLAVPVMPFDRFWSYLPTWQEWGIGLAVVGYGFLVFSLAYRYLPVFPKERELNPVPES
- a CDS encoding prepilin-type N-terminal cleavage/methylation domain-containing protein codes for the protein MRVEKLKDSGIQGLGDWGSRALPNLKFQRSPGFTLLEVMIALAVISIALMALLGSQSQGLFLANESRFNTTASLLAQGKMAEIETITDHQDLAPDSGNFGDEFPDYAWQVSIDNVSFEGAGKISERLKQIDLEVRFLPDNRYRYRLRLYRFFP
- a CDS encoding prepilin-type N-terminal cleavage/methylation domain-containing protein → MARPVIGNRYRESGNPYFCVHMKRIGTAENPNSAGGFTLLEILIAVFLFALIISAVLTAYRGTLNIIDETESQEDIYQMARIAMARVTGDLESAYSPETFQPSETGEETSEPSLFKGEKKYIEGLRCGELRFISLAHLTFSDKKSLTESAEIAYYGKTGTDKDVLDLYRSDTSPTRERPEPGTGGLLLCKGLSSIDFIYYDSEGEPHENWDSDEGPSKGRLPSRVSILMEFPNRKDPERPFRFMSAMAIPMGG
- the gspG gene encoding type II secretion system major pseudopilin GspG, which produces MFEQKRGNTGFTLIELMVVIVILGILAGLIIPRIMGRPEEARQMKAQVQIESIETALRLYKLDSGSYPTTDQGLQALVEAPTVGELPRAWREGGYLEKGKVPRDPWGNEYVYLSPGVHGEYDLSSFGADGQPGGEGKDKDINSWELD